A part of Microbacterium terregens genomic DNA contains:
- the rlmN gene encoding 23S rRNA (adenine(2503)-C(2))-methyltransferase RlmN, whose product MTATPETPIRQARPATAAAGAVTQVRPKTEGWSQKKDATGRPLLQFASPKRGKPPVHLADLTPEERVAKVQELGMPGFRAKQLETHYFTHWTHDPAAMSDLPAAGREEFVHGMLPPLLTEVRRLETDRGDTIKFLWKLHDGALVESVLMRYPGRITLCVSSQAGCGMNCPFCATGQAGLTRNMSAAEIVEQIVRANRLIADGGLGGKKKDDHSAERVSNIVFMGMGEPLANYARVMQAVRVMTDKKHGLGMSARGITVSTVGLVPAIIKLANEDIPVTFALSLHAPDDTLRDELIPVNSRWKVDEALDAARNYFDKTGRRVSIEYALIKDMNDHGWRADLLAEKLNARGRGWVHVNPIPLNPTPGSIWTASEVSVQNEFVRRLNDAGIPTTLRDTRGKEIDGACGQLVATTEDQAAAAVTPAED is encoded by the coding sequence ATGACCGCCACGCCCGAGACCCCCATTCGTCAGGCGCGTCCGGCGACGGCTGCGGCCGGCGCTGTAACCCAGGTGCGGCCGAAGACCGAAGGCTGGTCGCAGAAGAAGGACGCCACCGGCCGCCCCCTCCTGCAGTTCGCCAGTCCCAAGCGCGGCAAGCCCCCGGTGCACCTCGCCGATCTGACGCCCGAAGAGCGTGTGGCCAAGGTGCAGGAGCTCGGGATGCCGGGGTTCCGCGCCAAGCAGCTCGAGACGCACTACTTCACGCACTGGACCCACGACCCTGCCGCCATGAGCGACCTGCCCGCCGCCGGCCGCGAAGAGTTCGTCCACGGGATGCTGCCTCCACTGCTGACGGAGGTGCGACGGCTCGAGACCGACCGTGGCGACACCATCAAATTCCTGTGGAAGCTGCACGACGGCGCGCTGGTGGAGTCGGTGCTCATGCGCTACCCGGGACGCATCACGCTGTGCGTCTCGTCCCAGGCGGGGTGCGGCATGAACTGCCCGTTCTGCGCGACCGGCCAGGCAGGCCTCACGCGCAACATGTCGGCGGCCGAGATCGTCGAGCAGATCGTGCGCGCGAACCGGCTCATCGCCGACGGGGGACTGGGCGGCAAGAAGAAGGACGACCACTCCGCCGAGCGGGTCAGCAACATCGTGTTCATGGGCATGGGCGAGCCGCTGGCCAACTACGCGCGCGTGATGCAGGCCGTGCGCGTCATGACCGACAAGAAGCACGGGCTCGGGATGAGTGCGCGGGGCATCACCGTGTCGACGGTCGGGCTCGTGCCGGCGATCATCAAGCTTGCGAACGAGGACATCCCGGTGACGTTCGCGCTCTCGCTGCACGCGCCCGATGACACGTTGCGGGACGAGCTGATCCCGGTCAACTCCCGCTGGAAGGTCGACGAGGCGCTGGACGCGGCGCGCAACTACTTCGACAAGACCGGTCGGCGCGTGTCGATCGAATACGCGCTGATCAAGGACATGAACGATCACGGATGGCGCGCCGACCTGCTGGCCGAGAAGCTCAACGCGCGCGGCCGGGGCTGGGTCCACGTGAATCCGATCCCGCTCAACCCGACGCCGGGCTCGATCTGGACCGCGTCCGAGGTCAGCGTGCAGAACGAGTTCGTCCGCCGGCTCAACGATGCCGGAATCCCGACGACCCTCCGCGACACCCGTGGCAAGGAGATCGACGGCGCGTGCGGACAGCTGGTCGCCACGACCGAGGATCAGGCCGCCGCCGCGGTCACACCCGCCGAGGACTGA
- a CDS encoding LysE family translocator: MVPPDSLAAFVVASIVLIVIPGPSVLFTIGRALALGRIGGLLSVLGNALGLLPVIGLVALGVGGLVAQSVILFTIVKIAGALYLMFLGVQAIRHRNRAAAAATAGALPRSHWRQLGEGFVVGITNPKTIAFFVAVLPQFVDLQSGSVPLQMLELGLIFFVIALLSDAVWALAASAARSWFGKSPKRIAALSATGGGLMIGLGGILLLTGNEH; this comes from the coding sequence GTGGTTCCGCCGGACAGTCTCGCCGCCTTCGTCGTCGCCTCGATCGTGCTCATCGTGATCCCCGGCCCGAGCGTGCTGTTCACGATCGGACGCGCCCTCGCGCTCGGGCGCATCGGCGGGCTGCTGAGCGTGCTCGGCAACGCGCTCGGGCTCCTGCCGGTCATCGGACTGGTCGCACTCGGCGTCGGCGGACTCGTCGCGCAGTCCGTGATCCTGTTCACGATCGTCAAGATCGCCGGTGCGCTGTACCTGATGTTCCTCGGAGTGCAGGCGATCCGGCACCGCAACCGCGCCGCAGCGGCGGCAACGGCGGGCGCGTTGCCGCGCTCGCACTGGCGACAGCTCGGCGAGGGTTTCGTGGTGGGCATCACCAACCCGAAGACCATCGCATTCTTCGTCGCCGTGCTGCCGCAGTTCGTCGACCTTCAGTCCGGCTCGGTGCCGCTGCAGATGCTCGAGCTCGGGCTCATCTTCTTCGTGATCGCCCTTCTCTCAGACGCGGTGTGGGCGCTCGCGGCGTCGGCCGCCCGTTCCTGGTTCGGCAAGTCGCCGAAGCGCATCGCGGCCCTGTCGGCCACCGGCGGCGGGCTCATGATCGGCCTCGGCGGCATCCTGCTGCTCACCGGCAACGAGCACTGA